One bacterium DNA window includes the following coding sequences:
- a CDS encoding nucleoside recognition domain-containing protein, giving the protein MSGEKTAPPQTSFGRTTALGAWHGVRAFLKLMLIVAPVFTFVTLLKYTSVIRLFAEFMAPLMKHFGLPGEAALALIIGNLINLYAGLGAVTALKITSAQLTVLSLMLLLSHSQILETAVFFQIRAKWWLLWFIRLVLSLLAGVGLSRLIVKTGTTGAADAARLAQMAQMHYVGIGPALGNWARGLLLDTGLKMFLVLVGIFIILELGRRYGLMEKTLRAIGAATRFIGLKPEAGMPWLAGNVFGIVFGAGVVIETAREGQLDAKQITLVATFLALCHGLFEDTAIFLVLGANIFWILVPRIVLAVAVTWVLSKVLKEEKTRAGAAVGTA; this is encoded by the coding sequence ATGAGCGGCGAGAAGACGGCACCGCCGCAGACGTCGTTTGGCCGGACGACCGCCCTTGGTGCGTGGCATGGGGTCCGGGCATTCCTGAAGCTGATGCTGATCGTGGCCCCGGTCTTCACCTTTGTCACCTTGCTCAAGTACACCTCCGTCATCAGGTTATTTGCCGAATTCATGGCGCCGCTGATGAAGCACTTCGGGCTGCCCGGCGAAGCCGCGCTCGCACTGATTATCGGCAACCTTATCAACCTCTACGCCGGGCTGGGCGCGGTCACCGCGCTCAAGATAACGTCCGCGCAGCTCACCGTGCTCAGCCTCATGCTGCTGCTGTCACACTCGCAGATTCTGGAAACCGCCGTGTTCTTCCAGATACGGGCCAAGTGGTGGCTGCTCTGGTTCATAAGGCTGGTGCTTTCGCTCCTCGCCGGGGTGGGGTTGAGCCGGCTCATCGTCAAGACCGGCACCACCGGGGCTGCGGACGCGGCCCGACTGGCGCAGATGGCGCAGATGCACTATGTCGGCATCGGGCCGGCACTGGGAAACTGGGCGCGGGGCCTGTTGTTGGACACCGGCCTCAAGATGTTCCTCGTGCTGGTCGGCATCTTTATCATCCTCGAGCTGGGGCGGCGTTACGGGCTGATGGAGAAGACACTTCGCGCGATCGGTGCCGCGACCAGGTTCATCGGTCTGAAGCCGGAGGCAGGCATGCCGTGGCTGGCCGGCAACGTATTCGGCATCGTATTCGGGGCGGGAGTCGTAATCGAGACCGCACGCGAGGGGCAGCTTGATGCCAAGCAGATTACGCTCGTGGCCACGTTCCTGGCATTGTGCCATGGGTTGTTTGAGGACACCGCCATATTCCTGGTGCTGGGTGCGAACATCTTCTGGATCCTGGTACCGCGAATCGTGCTGGCCGTGGCGGTCACGTGGGTCTTGAGCAAGGTCCTGAAGGAAGAAAAGACGCGGGCAGGAGCCGCGGTCGGCACAGCTTGA